In Aliidongia dinghuensis, a single genomic region encodes these proteins:
- a CDS encoding DoxX family protein, with amino-acid sequence MTKQNDTIALVGRILLAVLFLMSGLGKLAAPAATQGYIAAVGLPLPVAAYVGATGVEIIGGLLLIAGLQTRLVAAGLAVFTLLTAVFFHNNFADQNQMIHFMKNVAIMGGLLQVAVFGAGGFSLDRRFNRSVAVSTRPVAATN; translated from the coding sequence ATGACGAAGCAAAACGACACGATCGCCCTCGTTGGGCGCATTCTCCTCGCCGTGCTCTTCCTGATGAGCGGCCTCGGCAAGCTCGCGGCACCGGCGGCGACGCAGGGCTACATCGCCGCGGTGGGCTTGCCGCTGCCCGTCGCGGCCTATGTCGGCGCGACGGGCGTCGAGATCATCGGCGGCCTGCTGCTGATCGCCGGCCTGCAGACCCGACTGGTCGCCGCCGGCCTGGCGGTCTTCACGCTGCTCACGGCTGTCTTCTTCCACAACAACTTCGCCGACCAGAACCAGATGATCCACTTCATGAAGAATGTCGCCATCATGGGCGGGCTGCTTCAGGTGGCGGTGTTCGGTGCCGGCGGCTTCTCGCTCGATCGCCGCTTCAATCGTTCGGTCGCGGTGTCAACCCGCCCGGTCGCCGCTACGAATTGA
- a CDS encoding transketolase family protein has translation MPSSTATPSAEMLQQMAHAIRFLSVDAILKAGEGHQGVPLGMAELATALFAGELKFLAADPTWPDRDRFVLSNGHGSMLLYALLHLSGYAKIGLDQVKSFRELDSHCAGHPEYDPAAGIEATTGPLGQGIANALGMAIAEAYLNARFGDGIVDHMTWAFVGDGCLQEGVGQEAIALAGHLGLGKLAFVWDDNRITDDGSTELSISENVADRFRVAGWHVVEIDGHDLRAAAGAFAAARTDPRPTLIAARTTIARGIPRLQGQRGGHSAKLYETDRADMAALFDWAATPFEIPDTITEAWRAAGRRNAQCHAAWKARLEALSSEDRAVFERTMAGDLPAGWCQTILAAKQAALADPSPRFSIQASGDIVSALYDEVPEIFVACADLEAPTNHKRHLAAFARADRAGRYLHCGVREHVMASLANGMAAHGGIRPAAVTYLAFSDYERPAMRMAALMGLPVVFVFSHDSIGIGKNGPTHQPVEILAALRAMPNMRVIRPADAIEAAEAWEIALSRTDGPTSLIFARQQLPLLRRDATAENKSARGAYVLADATGGERRATLLATGSEVAIATEARTVLQERGIPTAVVSMPCWDLFGAEDKHYRRMVLGPSGVRIGIEAAVRFGWDQWLGPDGDLVGMSGFGASGPADALYRRFGITPEAVVSRTIKLLGEN, from the coding sequence ATGCCGTCGAGCACAGCCACGCCCTCTGCGGAAATGCTTCAGCAGATGGCGCACGCCATCCGCTTTCTCTCGGTCGACGCCATCTTGAAGGCCGGCGAAGGGCATCAGGGCGTGCCGCTCGGCATGGCGGAGCTGGCAACCGCCCTCTTTGCCGGGGAGCTCAAGTTCCTCGCGGCCGACCCGACCTGGCCGGACAGGGACCGTTTCGTGCTGTCGAACGGCCACGGCTCGATGCTGCTCTACGCGCTGCTGCATCTGAGCGGCTATGCCAAGATCGGGCTCGACCAGGTGAAATCCTTCCGTGAACTCGACTCGCACTGCGCCGGTCATCCGGAATATGACCCGGCCGCCGGCATCGAGGCGACGACCGGCCCGCTTGGCCAGGGCATCGCCAACGCGCTCGGCATGGCGATCGCCGAAGCCTATCTCAACGCCCGCTTCGGCGACGGCATCGTCGACCACATGACCTGGGCCTTCGTCGGCGATGGCTGCCTGCAGGAAGGTGTCGGCCAGGAGGCGATCGCGCTCGCCGGTCACCTGGGCCTGGGCAAGCTCGCCTTCGTTTGGGACGACAACCGCATCACCGACGACGGCTCGACCGAGCTCTCGATCTCGGAGAATGTCGCCGACCGGTTCCGCGTCGCCGGCTGGCATGTCGTCGAGATCGACGGCCATGACCTGAGGGCTGCGGCTGGCGCATTCGCCGCCGCCCGCACCGATCCTCGCCCAACGCTCATCGCCGCCCGTACGACGATCGCGCGCGGCATCCCGCGGCTGCAGGGACAACGGGGCGGCCACAGCGCAAAGCTCTACGAAACTGACCGTGCCGACATGGCCGCCCTGTTCGACTGGGCGGCGACACCGTTCGAGATCCCGGACACGATCACCGAGGCGTGGCGTGCTGCAGGCCGGCGCAATGCGCAATGCCATGCCGCATGGAAGGCACGGCTCGAAGCGCTCTCGAGCGAGGACCGCGCCGTGTTCGAGCGCACGATGGCCGGCGACCTGCCCGCGGGGTGGTGCCAGACGATCCTCGCGGCCAAGCAGGCGGCGCTTGCCGATCCGAGCCCGCGCTTCTCGATCCAGGCCTCCGGTGACATCGTAAGCGCGCTTTACGACGAAGTGCCGGAGATTTTCGTCGCCTGCGCCGATCTCGAGGCGCCGACCAACCACAAGCGACATCTCGCGGCCTTCGCCCGCGCGGACCGCGCCGGCCGCTATCTCCATTGCGGCGTGCGCGAGCACGTCATGGCATCGCTCGCCAACGGCATGGCCGCCCACGGCGGCATCAGGCCCGCGGCGGTGACCTATCTCGCCTTCTCCGACTACGAGCGGCCGGCGATGCGCATGGCGGCGCTCATGGGGCTGCCGGTCGTCTTCGTGTTCAGCCATGATTCGATCGGCATCGGCAAGAACGGCCCGACGCACCAGCCGGTCGAGATCCTCGCCGCGCTGCGCGCCATGCCCAATATGCGCGTGATCCGCCCGGCCGATGCGATCGAGGCGGCGGAGGCCTGGGAAATCGCGCTGTCGCGCACAGACGGCCCGACATCGCTCATCTTTGCCCGGCAGCAGCTTCCGCTGTTGCGACGCGACGCCACGGCGGAAAACAAGAGCGCGCGCGGCGCCTATGTGCTGGCCGATGCGACGGGCGGCGAACGGCGGGCGACCTTGCTCGCGACGGGCTCCGAAGTGGCGATCGCGACCGAAGCGCGCACCGTGCTGCAGGAGCGAGGTATCCCGACGGCGGTCGTCTCCATGCCGTGCTGGGACCTGTTCGGCGCCGAGGACAAGCATTATCGGCGCATGGTGCTGGGTCCATCGGGCGTCCGCATCGGCATCGAAGCCGCCGTCCGGTTCGGCTGGGATCAATGGCTCGGCCCGGACGGCGATCTTGTCGGCATGTCGGGTTTCGGCGCATCCGGTCCCGCGGATGCGCTCTATCGCCGGTTCGGGATCACGCCGGAGGCCGTCGTTTCGCGGACGATCAAGCTTCTGGGCGAGAACTGA
- a CDS encoding pirin family protein yields MSVAATPAFDHVRRIVYRSRGTAHGYVTRLMSPGDLGQILKPFVFLDLFDNQGDRFPTFGMHPHSGLATLTYVAEGSVSYEDTNGAAGILRADGVEWMRAGKGVWHSGGAGDPGLTRGFQLWIALPPHLELGDAESIYQSAAEIPEAGPARVLLGQHDGAKSAIAAPAPINYLAVTLKAGEYWRYQPPEGHAVLWLAMGKGGVRAPALLGHGEIVVFEPGTHAVDFVAEDDAEFVLGSAVHHPHDLVLGYYSVHTSARALEIGEAQIQHIRRRLVAEGRL; encoded by the coding sequence ATGTCCGTCGCTGCAACGCCGGCGTTTGATCACGTCCGCCGTATTGTCTATCGCTCCCGGGGGACTGCTCATGGCTATGTCACCCGGCTCATGAGCCCCGGCGATCTGGGGCAGATCCTCAAGCCGTTCGTTTTCCTCGACTTGTTCGATAATCAGGGTGACAGGTTTCCCACCTTCGGCATGCATCCGCACTCCGGCCTCGCGACCTTGACCTATGTGGCCGAAGGCAGTGTCAGCTACGAGGACACCAACGGTGCCGCCGGCATCCTCCGTGCCGACGGCGTCGAATGGATGCGGGCCGGCAAGGGGGTCTGGCACTCCGGTGGTGCCGGCGATCCCGGGCTGACGCGTGGTTTCCAGCTCTGGATCGCCCTGCCGCCGCACCTGGAGCTCGGTGACGCGGAGAGCATCTATCAGAGTGCCGCGGAGATCCCTGAGGCAGGGCCAGCCCGCGTACTGTTGGGGCAGCATGACGGCGCAAAGAGCGCGATCGCGGCGCCAGCGCCGATCAACTACCTGGCCGTCACGCTCAAGGCCGGCGAATATTGGCGCTACCAGCCGCCCGAGGGCCATGCCGTCTTGTGGCTGGCAATGGGCAAAGGCGGGGTCAGGGCGCCGGCCCTTCTCGGGCACGGTGAGATCGTCGTCTTCGAGCCGGGAACCCACGCGGTGGATTTCGTCGCTGAGGACGACGCCGAGTTCGTGCTCGGATCGGCGGTGCATCATCCCCACGATCTGGTGCTGGGCTACTACTCGGTTCACACCTCGGCGCGGGCGCTCGAGATCGGCGAGGCCCAGATCCAGCACATCCGCCGCCGCCTGGTTGCTGAGGGGCGTCTCTGA
- a CDS encoding LysR family transcriptional regulator produces MSEPGFPSLDQLRVFLTVVETGSFTAAAKKLGRAISAVSYTIANLEQQLGIALFDRDQARTPKLTEAGSAIVSKASVVAVGIDDLRASVRALLKGLEAEVTLVVDVMLPSERLVDAVQAFEATFPTVKLRLHVEALSAVAQSVRRDGAMIGIGGGLLDIEPGLELIHVGDVEMIPVAAPNHPLAQSRPVAPGAARRHRQLILTVRMPFAEGPDVGVFAAETWRVADLGAKHALLLAGIGWGNMPEPNIRADLAAGRLVRLELPEAKSGLYPFQAMYRTDQPPGPAAAWLIQRFVDQAW; encoded by the coding sequence ATGTCCGAACCTGGTTTCCCGAGCCTCGATCAGCTGAGAGTGTTCTTGACGGTCGTCGAAACCGGCAGCTTCACCGCAGCGGCAAAGAAGCTCGGCAGAGCGATTTCGGCCGTGAGCTACACCATCGCCAATCTCGAGCAGCAGCTCGGCATCGCCCTGTTCGACCGCGACCAGGCGCGCACGCCGAAGCTGACCGAGGCGGGATCGGCGATCGTATCGAAGGCGAGCGTCGTCGCCGTGGGGATCGATGACCTGCGCGCGAGCGTGCGCGCGCTGCTGAAAGGCCTCGAGGCGGAGGTGACGCTGGTCGTCGACGTGATGTTGCCGAGCGAGCGGCTCGTCGACGCCGTCCAGGCGTTCGAAGCGACCTTCCCGACCGTCAAGTTGCGCCTGCATGTCGAGGCCTTGAGCGCCGTCGCCCAATCGGTTCGCCGGGATGGCGCGATGATCGGCATCGGCGGCGGGTTGCTCGACATCGAGCCGGGCCTGGAGCTGATTCATGTCGGCGATGTGGAGATGATCCCGGTCGCGGCACCGAATCATCCGCTTGCCCAGAGCCGACCGGTGGCACCGGGTGCTGCACGCCGGCATCGGCAGTTGATTCTGACGGTGCGGATGCCGTTCGCCGAGGGACCCGACGTCGGCGTCTTCGCCGCCGAGACCTGGCGTGTCGCCGATCTCGGCGCCAAGCATGCGCTGCTGCTCGCCGGTATCGGCTGGGGCAACATGCCGGAACCGAACATCCGGGCCGACTTGGCGGCCGGCCGGCTCGTGCGCCTGGAGCTGCCCGAGGCGAAGAGCGGCCTCTATCCTTTCCAGGCAATGTACCGGACCGACCAGCCGCCAGGGCCGGCCGCGGCCTGGTTGATCCAACGCTTCGTTGATCAAGCCTGGTGA